The proteins below come from a single Archangium lipolyticum genomic window:
- a CDS encoding acetyl-CoA carboxylase carboxyltransferase subunit alpha, which yields MANGINYPLDFERPLIELEKKIDELKALSASGSVDFTSEISKLEKKAKKLQTEIFSDLSRWQVVQLSRHSSRPYFLDYVQHLFSDFFEMAGDRLFGEDPSIVGGFARFDGRTVMLIGHQKGRNTKENMARNFGMPRPEGYRKALRLMELAERFEKPILTFVDTPGAYPGIGAEERGQAEAIAYNLEVMSRLKVPIVSTVIGEGGSGGALAIGVGNRVLMLENSIYSVISPEACSSILYRDASKAEKAADALKLTAKDLKEMNVIDEVIPEPAGGAHRDYSRAAENLGKALRKHLGELTELTGDELVQDRYQKFRALGVFSGR from the coding sequence ATGGCGAACGGCATCAACTATCCACTCGATTTCGAGCGCCCGCTCATCGAGCTGGAGAAGAAGATTGACGAGCTCAAGGCCCTCTCGGCGAGCGGCTCGGTGGATTTCACCTCGGAAATCTCCAAGCTGGAGAAGAAGGCCAAGAAACTGCAGACGGAGATCTTCAGTGATCTCTCGCGCTGGCAGGTGGTGCAGCTGTCGCGCCACAGCTCCCGGCCGTATTTCCTGGACTACGTGCAGCACCTGTTCTCGGACTTCTTCGAGATGGCGGGAGACCGCCTGTTCGGGGAAGACCCGTCGATCGTGGGTGGCTTCGCGCGCTTCGATGGCAGGACGGTGATGTTGATCGGCCACCAGAAGGGGCGGAACACGAAGGAGAACATGGCGCGCAACTTCGGCATGCCGCGCCCGGAGGGCTACCGCAAGGCGCTGCGGCTGATGGAGCTGGCCGAGCGCTTCGAGAAGCCCATCCTGACCTTCGTGGACACGCCGGGAGCGTACCCGGGCATCGGGGCGGAGGAGCGCGGGCAGGCCGAGGCCATCGCGTACAACCTGGAGGTGATGAGCCGGCTGAAGGTGCCGATCGTCTCCACGGTCATCGGCGAGGGAGGCTCTGGCGGCGCGCTGGCCATCGGCGTGGGCAACCGCGTGCTGATGCTGGAGAACAGCATCTACTCGGTGATCTCCCCCGAGGCGTGCTCGTCCATCCTCTACCGCGACGCCTCCAAGGCGGAGAAGGCGGCGGACGCGCTGAAGCTGACGGCGAAGGACCTCAAGGAGATGAACGTCATCGACGAGGTCATCCCCGAGCCGGCCGGCGGCGCGCACCGTGACTACTCCAGGGCCGCGGAGAACCTGGGCAAGGCGCTGCGCAAGCACCTGGGCGAGCTGACCGAGCTGACGGGGGACGAGCTGGTCCAGGACCGCTACCAGAAGTTCCGCGCGCTCGGCGTGTTCTCCGGGCGCTAG
- the hisC gene encoding histidinol-phosphate transaminase — MRPLVPPYIETLKPYVPGKPIEETEREYGLKGVIKLASNENPLGPSPRAIEAMQEAARKVHLYPDASSHTLVRRLATHLGVKPEEVVLGSGSNELIELLIRTFTTPDEEVLLSGGSFPAYRISTQAHGRPFAEVPMREGRRYDLEAMARAINPRTRLIFVANPDNPTGTTFGRAEWEAFLAKVPEHVLVVHDEAYFEFVDWPEYFSAVEYFREHPNVVALRTFSKIYGLAGIRLGYGVMDAKLAGYLQRTRMPFNLTIPAQMAGLAALDDVEHVRRTRELNGEGLSFYETELPKLGARLTKSRANFVLADFGRPAVALYESLLRKGVIVRPVAGNGYPTSLRISVGTREENARCVAALREVLAS, encoded by the coding sequence ATGAGACCGCTCGTCCCTCCGTACATCGAGACGCTCAAGCCCTACGTTCCGGGCAAACCCATCGAAGAGACGGAGCGGGAGTACGGTCTCAAGGGTGTCATCAAGCTGGCCTCCAACGAGAACCCGTTGGGGCCCTCGCCCAGGGCCATCGAGGCCATGCAGGAGGCCGCGCGCAAGGTGCACCTCTATCCGGACGCGAGCAGCCACACGCTCGTGCGGCGGCTGGCCACGCACCTGGGCGTGAAGCCGGAGGAGGTGGTGCTGGGCAGCGGCTCGAACGAGCTGATCGAGCTGCTCATCCGCACCTTCACCACGCCCGACGAGGAGGTGCTGCTGAGCGGGGGCTCGTTCCCGGCCTACCGCATCTCCACGCAGGCGCACGGGCGGCCCTTCGCCGAGGTGCCCATGCGCGAGGGGCGCCGGTACGATCTGGAGGCCATGGCGAGGGCGATCAACCCGCGCACGCGGCTGATCTTCGTGGCCAACCCGGACAACCCCACGGGCACGACGTTCGGCCGCGCGGAGTGGGAGGCGTTCCTGGCGAAGGTGCCGGAGCACGTGCTGGTGGTCCACGACGAGGCCTACTTCGAGTTCGTGGACTGGCCGGAGTACTTCAGCGCGGTGGAGTACTTCCGCGAGCACCCGAACGTGGTGGCGTTGCGCACGTTCAGCAAGATCTACGGGTTGGCGGGCATCCGGCTGGGGTACGGGGTGATGGACGCGAAGCTGGCGGGGTACCTGCAGCGCACGCGGATGCCGTTCAACCTGACGATTCCGGCGCAGATGGCGGGGCTGGCGGCGCTGGACGACGTGGAGCACGTGCGGCGCACGCGCGAGCTCAACGGCGAGGGGCTGAGTTTCTACGAGACGGAGCTGCCGAAGCTGGGGGCTCGCCTGACGAAGAGCCGGGCGAACTTCGTGCTGGCGGACTTCGGGCGGCCGGCGGTGGCGCTCTACGAGAGCCTGCTGCGCAAGGGCGTCATCGTGCGGCCGGTGGCGGGCAATGGCTATCCCACGTCCCTGCGCATCTCGGTGGGGACGCGCGAGGAGAACGCGCGCTGCGTGGCGGCGCTGCGGGAGGTGCTCGCCTCATGA
- the cmk gene encoding (d)CMP kinase, whose translation MSVRPFIVAIDGPAGAGKSTVSKVLARRLEFALVDTGAIYRCVALKARREGLAFDDDAKLGELLGRVHVSFQVVGEDNHVFLDGEDVSVEIRTPENSMAASQVSSRPVVRAGLLSLQRRLALETAKGAILEGRDIGTVVFPDADAKFFLEANPEIRARRRYEELFQKGVERSLEDVLADQIKRDQDDASRAVAPLKPAEDAIRLDSSVLPLSEVVQRLEQEILSRMSKR comes from the coding sequence ATGAGTGTGCGTCCCTTCATCGTGGCGATCGACGGACCGGCGGGTGCGGGCAAGTCGACGGTGTCGAAGGTGCTGGCGAGGCGGCTGGAATTCGCGCTGGTGGACACGGGCGCCATCTACCGCTGCGTGGCGCTGAAGGCGCGGCGGGAAGGGCTCGCGTTCGACGACGACGCGAAGCTGGGCGAGCTGCTGGGCCGGGTGCACGTGTCCTTCCAGGTGGTGGGGGAGGACAACCACGTGTTCCTGGACGGCGAGGACGTGTCGGTGGAGATCCGGACGCCGGAGAACTCGATGGCGGCGTCGCAGGTGTCGAGCCGGCCGGTGGTGCGAGCGGGGCTGCTGTCACTGCAGCGGCGGCTGGCGCTGGAGACGGCGAAGGGGGCGATCCTGGAGGGCCGCGACATCGGGACGGTGGTGTTCCCGGACGCGGACGCGAAGTTCTTCCTGGAGGCGAACCCGGAGATCCGGGCGAGGCGCCGCTACGAGGAACTGTTCCAGAAGGGAGTGGAGCGCTCGCTGGAAGACGTGCTGGCGGATCAGATCAAGCGAGACCAGGACGATGCATCGCGAGCGGTGGCGCCGCTGAAGCCGGCGGAGGACGCGATCCGGCTGGACTCGAGCGTCCTGCCCCTGTCCGAGGTGGTGCAGCGCCTGGAGCAGGAGATCCTGTCCCGGATGTCCAAGCGGTAA
- a CDS encoding GAF domain-containing protein, which translates to MAEVTLDLRGMPKAEAYAELTKHVEAVLEGINDDVAAMATMSCLLHHAFGHLWTGFYRVVEPGKLLRVGPYQGTLGCLEIRFGKGVCGTSASKGETVVVEDVHAFPGHITCDGRSASEIVVPVFGPNRELIAVLDIDSEHKATFDDVDRRALEQLMAWFSRRR; encoded by the coding sequence ATGGCTGAAGTCACCCTGGATCTGCGTGGCATGCCCAAGGCCGAGGCCTATGCCGAGCTCACCAAGCACGTCGAAGCCGTGCTGGAGGGCATCAACGACGACGTGGCCGCCATGGCCACCATGAGCTGCCTCCTCCACCACGCCTTCGGCCACCTGTGGACCGGTTTCTACCGCGTCGTCGAGCCCGGCAAGCTCCTGCGTGTCGGCCCCTACCAGGGCACCCTCGGATGCCTGGAGATCCGCTTCGGCAAGGGTGTCTGCGGCACCTCCGCCTCCAAGGGCGAGACCGTCGTCGTCGAGGACGTCCACGCGTTTCCCGGTCACATTACCTGTGACGGTCGATCGGCCTCGGAGATCGTCGTTCCTGTGTTCGGGCCCAATCGTGAGTTGATTGCCGTGCTCGACATCGACTCCGAGCACAAGGCCACCTTCGACGACGTGGACCGCCGCGCCCTGGAACAGTTGATGGCCTGGTTCTCGCGGCGGCGGTAG